The Gadus morhua chromosome 10, gadMor3.0, whole genome shotgun sequence genome segment gatttgacgcgtcatttgacgcgatcgcccgttttgcgggcaaatttttttattgtttcgattaaacaattaaatacaatacaaatataaagtaaaaacaagtgttatcgctatctatcataatacagatagcgatccgctatctgtattatgttatttcgtcgtttggaaacatgttttctgcatcgcgtcgtctgttgcagggcaggttgtcaggttgtcaggatgtaaacaaacgatgacgtaggccggtacaattttcgcccccggtacaattttaacgtgacagatgCCATGTTTGACTCGACGTGGCTGACTGACGTGACGTGGTGGAGGAGTTGCGTTTCTGTCGCGCATATTTTAAAAGTGCgctttaaaaaatattatatgaaCAGATAATGTTCTTCACATTAATCTATGTTATGAATTTATGATGAGCTTATCTAATGACTTAATACATAAAAGCGGTATATGTATATTATTCTAACGATGCATACTTGATTCGATTTAGGACAGTTATTTGTTTTGTAAGGCAATAATAGAGCCTCTTCAAGTGTCTTACGGTTTGTTTGCCACTAGCTGGTGCAAAAACACCAAAACTATGTGCAGCACTTACGAAATGTCCATTTATGTTGATTTTAATTACACAGTTATTAACTAACCCACAGCACTAgtgaatttaaatgtaaaagCAGTTTAAATGGCATATTTGACCAATCTTCCAGATTTTGAAATACAACGTCTAATTTCCTCCAAGGATATAACAAGGGCATGGCTTTCCACTCAAACCAAAGAGTTGATTTTTGTAGAACTCACTAGCAAAGACCTATGACATGCATAATTATTGCAAATATAATCGTAGCCATGTCCATGCTACACGCCACAGTTTTCGAACAGTCGAGTGATGGTTTAATATCATCGACCTCCTCCACAGATGCAGGATGTTTTGGTGGAATTGCGTTTATTAGAGCAACGATCAAATAGTCAGATCAAAGAATCAGATCAAATAATATGATGCAATTCAATTCTAGTGATCAATGTTGGAGCTTGTCTTTATTGGTGATAGATacgaaaaaaaatacattttaagcaCTGAAGATAAAATAACCGATTACAGAAAATGAAATCACATTATCTCTCTTATTTCGTTCATATTATGTACTGTAGGTTATGTTTACAATTTGTTACCAAATAGATCTCTTTTTTCTTAAATCTTAATTCTAGTGATCAATGTTGGAGCTTGTCTTTATTGGTGATAgatacgaaaaaaaaaaaattttaaGCACTGAAGATAAAATAGCCGATTACAGAAAATGAAGTCACATTATCTCTCTTATTTCGTTCATATTATGTACTGTAGGTTATGTTTACAATTTGttaccaaatatatattttgattacAAGGATTAACGCATATTGtatttcaacacatttcaattTCCAGAAAAAACATTTAAGTAATAAGAGTAAACAATAAAAGCATTGGAGCTTTTTTCAAGCAGAAGTGGGTCACTTCTGCTTGATAATGTCCTTGATCTCCCTCAACAGGTACTCCTTGTTGTTTAAGACATTTTCACCAGCCTTCTTCATCAGATCCTCGATCATCTCTGGGCTGTAAGCTCCCTGGAATGTGTCATACTTCTTTCTGTAATCCTCCAACTCGCTCCCTGAACACATCAGACAACATTTGAATGAGTGAATTGAACACACTTGGTTCAATATGTTTAGTGTCTGTTTACTTTATTATAACCTACCACAGTTGTCAACGTTGAATAAGGGAATGTGGATTACAGTGGGGGCTTTGTTCACCCCCTTGAACACATAGAAACCCTTCGGGGAGCTCATGTCACTTTGTGAGTAATTGATCGCTGGGAAGGAGATGCCCAAATCCTTACACTCTTTAGCTGTTTCAGTCAAAGTCTGTGAAATGAAAAGGTATAAAATTAATAAATGCAGCTTAACATAAGAGCAAGCCATTTCATCTGTAAGAAACAAAGATTTCGATATGGATGCATTACAGCATTAAACTAATATGCAAACATTTCAACAGAAACATAATAAATGCAGTAGGTTGCAACCTTACAAGCACAATATTTGTTACCCACTGATCTAATCTTTACATGGAGAGGTTGTATGTTCAACCAATATTTAACTTCCTCACCGTCAAATACATGAAAAGGGAATTGCCTAAATGGTGTATCACTCTGTTTGATTTACTTGCATTGAGTGGGTAAAAAACCGATGGTTCTTAATATTCTGATTTTCATAGATTATATATTACAAAACGTTGCAATCACATAGTAACACCTTTTTGCATGTGGGGAGTTTAAGCAAGCAAGTTTGTTTTATCTTCTCCATCACCTCCAACCATTTTCTGCCAGGGATTTGAATGTTCTTCAGGTGTTCTTACCTCCATTGGACTTCCTGCACTGAAGTCAAAGGAGATGATCAGATCTATTTCTCGCTCAGCTCTCAGTGCACTCATGTAGGGAGAGTTGACTAGCAAACCGGCGTCCTCAAAGTGAGTGGTTTCACTCTGCAGAAGCCTTTGGTCAATATGTGGAGCTTAAGTCAAAACAGGAAATATGTTAGTCCATGtctaaaatacatgaaatatcTTTTGTCAACCGTGAATGAAAATACAGTTCGCTGCATTGATTTCAGAGAAAATATCATAAACCCTGAAGGCCTACCGTTCACGCTGTGGAGGTAATTATAATTGGTTCCCCAAATCCAGAATAACTTCAGCAACCCTTCCACAAATTTCAATATTTTCTTGACGATGAAATCCCAGATCGCTTTGAAAACAAAGCAATAGAATATTGAAATGTTTCAGTGCAATTCAATGGATTTGTTTCAATGAGgaatacaacaaaaaaatactGCCAACAGTAGATTTGTACCATTCTTCAAGTCTTGAAACCAACTCCAGAACGATTGGCAAATTTCCAAAGAGAGTCCAAGTGCCAATTTCTTCCTGGACTTTAGATCTGCTTCGAGCCACTCATCTTCGTTGATCATCAAATCTCTACCACTCACCGTCTTCTTCCCTACAGCATTTATAAAATAATGAGAATTGTAATAATGCAACCAATAGTTTCATCATGCATTTGCTTGGATTGCTAAACATAATATAAATGATAAGCCTCTAATGGCATtcacacaacaaaaaaatggaTTGATCTCAAGATCTAGGTTCAAGATTGTAAGACTAGAAATATGAGTAAGTTCTAAGTTGAAGTCCCTGGCAGATGGTACCTTTGAGAAGGGTGTTCAACTCAACCACCAAATGAGTCCAGTCCTCTCCTCTGAGGATGCAGTAGTTCAGTTCTAACACCTGGAGTATTAACCTCGGCCCAGCATGGCTCTGCAACGCCGCTGCCTCTTCTAAAGAAACGTAAACATCAACATTGGATTTATGataacattattatattatatatataatgatcTTGCCCCTCCTCCCTTAAAAAGGCGTCTAGTCTCGCACAG includes the following:
- the LOC115552777 gene encoding cytosolic phospholipase A2 gamma; this encodes MAQVRLINICNTNVLKIQHSLSDGEKNYLSGRKLCVQKCLVKNHISCTLSKVPNIAILGSGGGERAMVGLLGSLSQMGEQGLLDAALYMSGVSGSTWCMASLYEKANWSSDMKHIKVVAERLGHGSVSLMDRVWHLIGYYRANANFSLTDVWAALVVPAIVKKIDKSTLSNYQKCHDKDPYPIYTIINQDCKYEHLQNETFFELTPHEAGYTLAGAFVETSNFGSIFNKGVLTTSKPEMDMTYLQGLCGSALADREVILKILKEWLEEEAAALQSHAGPRLILQVLELNYCILRGEDWTHLVVELNTLLKGKKTVSGRDLMINEDEWLEADLKSRKKLALGLSLEICQSFWSWFQDLKNAIWDFIVKKILKFVEGLLKLFWIWGTNYNYLHSVNAPHIDQRLLQSETTHFEDAGLLVNSPYMSALRAEREIDLIISFDFSAGSPMETLTETAKECKDLGISFPAINYSQSDMSSPKGFYVFKGVNKAPTVIHIPLFNVDNCGSELEDYRKKYDTFQGAYSPEMIEDLMKKAGENVLNNKEYLLREIKDIIKQK